The Helicobacter fennelliae nucleotide sequence CCTAGAAGAACGGAGCTAGACTTGAAGCAAAAATTTTATGGAATTATTAACTTTGGCGAAGCTCCATATAATGATGATAATCTCAACAAAGATAGCTTTTTTATCTCGTATCTTGTCAATAATAGATCTGTAACGATTTGGGGAGAGCATTTAAAGGAGTTAGCGCAAAAATATGACTTGCAACAAAGTGATTTTATCCGTGTTAAAAAGCTAGGTTACAAACTTCGTCCTTATACATTTGAGAAAACAATTGGTGGTAAAACTTACACAATCACTAATACTACAAAAGTAGCGATATGGGATATATCTATACGAGATAGGGCAGAAAAAGACTTTGTGAAACTCCCAAAACCACCGACCTTTAAGCCAATAGTAAGACTGAAAGAATCTTCTAAACCAAAACCAACACGAAGGGATACAAATGGAAACACAAGACCACAATACACAAGAGAGCAATGGGCTAGATTCAATGCCGAGCGAAATGCTACAAAATTTGCAAGAAAAGCTGCAATACTTCAAGCAACAAATACGCCAAAGCCAAGATACAATGCTTTCACAGGATTCAAAGAGCAATATGCAGAGCTTAGAATTAGCAGCTTCACAGGATTTAGAGAATCTAATACCGAGCTCCAATGGAGAGCTGCTAGATCAAAGCCCTATCTATCAGAGTCCAACCTTGACACTCTTGCAAGTGAAATTACCACAAAGCACGATTTGTCAAGAATGTCCCAAAGCAATGTGGATAAAGAATCAACGCAACATCAAATGCTTCTGCCAAGTGATGCACAGCATAACCTACCAAGACGACCAGATTCAGCCAACAATGATAATAGAGAACTGCGATCAACAAATCATAGCGATACAAGAAATGCTACTAGCAAAAGAAAGTGGCGAATAGTAGATAAATTTAGCGATGAGATGGAATCCATTAAGCCCATAGAGCCAAAACGTTACACAAGAGAGCAGTGGGCTAAGTTTAATGCCAAGAAAAACAAAGGGGATTTGGAGAGATAAAAGCGTATGTTATTTATCGCTCCAAATCTTTGTCTTTTTTCTTAGTCTCTTGTTTGACTTGAGATTCAGTAGTCTCATATTGATTTAAAAATTTTTCTATACATTGTTTCACTCGTGGTAAATCATTTATGATAATATCCTCTATGACTTCTAGGCTAATCCCCTCATAATCGTGTGCTATTCTATTTCTTACCTGTCTTAATCCTGCTATATCATCACTAACAATGACATCACTCACATCAATATCCGCTTTAGCTAATTTTTTAATTTGTTCTTCGCAAGATGTAAGATGCATTAAAATTGCAGGTCTATCACGCACATCATCGTTCAATGCAGAAATCACACCATCCCTACCTGTATTGCCACAAATTTGAAAATCTTATCAATTTTGCTGCCAATCAGTATGAGCGTATTTTTCTTTTTCTCATACATATATTGCTCCTTGCAGCAAGGTTTCTTTCTTGTCAAGCGGCATAGAGCTTGCATCACATAAATCCACATCAGTGTTAAATTGTTGCTGTATTTGTTGTTGTAGTTTATCAAAAAATACAAGATATTTAAATCCGCCACCTATCGTGTTTTTAAAACGATCAAAATCAATCTCATAGACAATATCAATATCGCTATTGTGGTGAGTATTCCCTTTGGCATAGCTGCCAAAAAGCCCCAGCTTTGTAACACCAACCTTTTCTAGTTCTGGTTTCAATACTGCCAAATAGCTCAATATGTTGTTTTGTTCTGTTGTCATTTCTCTTCCCTTTGTTGTTTTTTGATATGCCAAATACAGCTCACTTCTCAAACCCTTTTGCATCTAGCCATTGTGTAATGGCTTGCTCAAAGATATAGCTTTGCATATCCACACGCTTTGCCATATCGCTTTTTTGGTAACGCTTAACTCGCTCTATCAAGTGTATGGGTAACTTTACACTAATTATTTTTAACTCATTTCCTTTTTTGGTGTGTTTGGATTCTGAATTCTCACCACTAGCAGATTCTACAAAATCTGCTCCCTTTGTACCCCACTTTCACTCAAAGGCTTTTTAAATGCCATTTTTGCTCCTTATTGTTTTATCAATACAAAATAATATTTATATTAACAATATTTTATAATACTTATTTTATCTTTTTAATGCCATATTTGACAATTTCATTGAAAAATATGCCAAATTCCGCCACTGCTTTGCTATCGCCAAACTCATCTAAGCTTAGTCCATCTTCTACTGCTTTTTTATACGCTCTGCGTTCAAAAAGCATAGAATCTAGCAAAATAATATCCCCTAAATCTCGCTCTGCAATCCTAGATTCTACAAACTCACGCAAATCGGCTATTTCTTGGCTAAAAAATGGATTGGTAGAGAGCTTATTGCAAGGGATAAATCCTAGTAAATTCTCATTGCTGTCTTTTGCTCATTCAAAGATTTCAAGCATTCTATCCATTACAATTTATTGCTAAAATATCACTTGCTTCTAGTTTTTTGGAAGCTCTTGTTTTTTTAGTTTGCCCCTTAGTTGTGTTTGGGGCGACTACCTTATTCTCTTTCATTTTACTCCTTTAGTCTTATTTAAATTAAGCCACTTGATCACATCATCTCTGTCATACACAATCAAACCCATTTGTTTAATATATGGAAGATTAAATCTACACTTAATCACGACGGAAACTATAACTTTGGAAAATGGAATACTTACGCGCAATACAACTCCACACAACAAACAGGCGTAGCAACACTTTTTAGCGACAACTATATTGCCAAATCTCAGCTTTTTGGACTTTCTTTATCCACAAGAACCGATACTTGACCTGATTTAAAGCGCATTTTCTTGTGTTTTGCTTTCATTTTGTTCTCCTTATTTGTGGTATTTTTTAGAATATAAAACACTAAATATTAATATATTTCATTTACTTTTTACTAAAACTTGCTATTTTTTAAACATTTTTTGCATTTTTTGCCAAAGAATGCTAGAATCACACAATTAGTTTTAAAAGGATTTACAATGAAAAGCAAAGGCGAAAAACTCAAAGAATTACGAAGTGCCTATAAACTCTCTCAAGCAGAATTTGCCGATAAAGTAGGCTCTACAAAAGCAGCAATCCACTCCTATGAGCATAATTTCAACCAAATTCCAAAAACGATAATGCAAAAAATCACGCAAGCTACAGGCATAGGGTTAGAATATTTTGAAAGCAATATGAGCTTAGAAGCAGCATTTGCTACATACAACATAGATACCACTAACCCTAAAATGAATGGTATAAATGAGAGTGTTTGTGCGGTTTATAATGGATTGGCAAATTTTGTAAATGGAATAAAGACCATACAAGATTTCATTTTTACAAGCGATATTTTAAATAATCTTTTTTCCATCTATGAATCCCACAATTACCACTTCATCACGATTAGCACAAATGAAGCAGAACCATTTGCAAGAGCTGGTGAAGTGCTATGTGTGGCTAAAACCGCTACTCCTAAAAATGCTCAAATATTTATCGCTAGAATCCAGCAAAGTGTAGTGTTGCTTGAATACTTTGTGCTAAATGATAAAGAAGTGATATTAAAAGGAGCAGATGGCATTGCTAGACAAATGGATAATGATGAGTTTAGTAGGCTTGAGATTCTAGGTGTGGTGAAAAAGATTGTTTCATTTAGGTAGAGTTTGTAGGTTTAAATATACCATCTATCCCTTACATTGTTCCATTTTAGGATTCTATTCAAAAATTCTGCAAAAATTTTTGAATATTTTTTAGATTTGATAAAACCTAAAAAATCTCATACAAAATCCTTATGTTTAGGGCTTTGTAATGAAAAACATATATCCAAAAGGGCTTGTCTCTGTGAGCTTAATAATAGAAGGCTTAAGAATTCTTTTGTCAATATCGCAAGTTTCATATTTATTTGGTATATCCATAAGCTCTTTAAACTGATTGTATTTGACAATATATTTGCCTGTGGCTTGATATTGCTTTAGTAGCCTATAAAGATTCTTAGCGTATTTATTGCAAGCGGACTTAAAAGTTTGTGTGTGGCAAGCCATTATCGTCATTCTGAAGAAGTGCGTAAGCATGACTAAAGAATCCAAGCTTTGTATTGTTTCATTTTATGGATTCTCACACGCTCACGACTGCTTGCAATGACGAGTTAGATTCTAGATTCTGCAAACCTATCGTGTGATCGCATAAAACTCCACCTCATCGCTTTGTCCATTTTGATTAATCACATAAAGTGTATTTTTGCCATTTTGTGGCTTTAGTGTGATGTGTGAGCGGCTATTTTGCCCGATAAATTCTCCATTTAAAAAATAATACACTTCACTGCCTTGATTGCTATCTAGGCTCTTTTGCGTATGGAGTTTGGCTACAACTTTATTGTGTTTGTTTTGCTGAAGCAAAATCCCTTGCGAAGGATAGATGATTTTAAGATCGTTTTTGTGAATGAAAGCTTGTGGCGCAAGTCGCAATGGCTTTGCAAAAGCTGGCATATACGCGATTGTGTAGGGCTCTTGTAATGTCCGATAGCCATTAGAATCTATCCGCACTTCTCGCATTTTTGGGGTATTGCTCCATAAGCCAATCTCTTTGAAATCCTGAAATTCACGCAATGGCTCAATAGATTCTAGCACCTCAAAAATCTCAAACATCATTTTTCCTGCCACACCCCTTCCTGTAAGGGCTACGCTTGATTTGGCGTTGAAATTCCCCGCCCACACGCCAAGGATATATCTATCACTCACGCCCAACGCCCACGAGTCATAATTACCAAAGCTCGTCCCGCTTTTCCAAGCGATTTTGGACGCGATACGCATACTTGATACATCAAGATATATATCAAGCAAGTCCTGCAAAGTCATAAAAGCCGCTTCTTTGGAGATAGGAGTTTGGGGCGTATAATCAATAAAATCTTTGCTTATATCTTTATCTTTTTTGGGGGTTTGGTTTTGTAATAGAGAATCTAAATGTACATGTTTAGATTCTAGATTCTGCGGATTTTGGCTTGTATTTTGTGTCGCGCTCACATTTTTTATATTTTTTGGCTCATCTTTTGATATGTTTTGTTTTGATGTATCTTGTGGTGT carries:
- a CDS encoding nucleotidyltransferase family protein; amino-acid sequence: MTTEQNNILSYLAVLKPELEKVGVTKLGLFGSYAKGNTHHNSDIDIVYEIDFDRFKNTIGGGFKYLVFFDKLQQQIQQQFNTDVDLCDASSMPLDKKETLLQGAIYV
- a CDS encoding replication initiation protein — protein: MACHTQTFKSACNKYAKNLYRLLKQYQATGKYIVKYNQFKELMDIPNKYETCDIDKRILKPSIIKLTETSPFGYMFFITKP
- the mobP1 gene encoding MobP1 family relaxase, which encodes MQSQNILLTNLAMMSWNLIFGKGGKCKKQEPIVPLLITQNSNISTQNTTKAREKAQKLKENQGRFDLSAYAKERDKKAKLMSGGYEVMIKITSNARNKTQLLKHIEYISRDGELELLSADNHIFLGKADTKDCVESYANIPQRFERVRERRETYNMVFSMRDYEECEPHILQESAFATMKKLYPNAQFVLALHKDTDNPHCHICLNANNLNGSRIHIQKKDLFAMRQSFAKELNARGVYALATKRSDSYRGYEIALNAPRRTELDLKQKFYGIINFGEAPYNDDNLNKDSFFISYLVNNRSVTIWGEHLKELAQKYDLQQSDFIRVKKLGYKLRPYTFEKTIGGKTYTITNTTKVAIWDISIRDRAEKDFVKLPKPPTFKPIVRLKESSKPKPTRRDTNGNTRPQYTREQWARFNAERNATKFARKAAILQATNTPKPRYNAFTGFKEQYAELRISSFTGFRESNTELQWRAARSKPYLSESNLDTLASEITTKHDLSRMSQSNVDKESTQHQMLLPSDAQHNLPRRPDSANNDNRELRSTNHSDTRNATSKRKWRIVDKFSDEMESIKPIEPKRYTREQWAKFNAKKNKGDLER
- a CDS encoding helix-turn-helix domain-containing protein, whose protein sequence is MKSKGEKLKELRSAYKLSQAEFADKVGSTKAAIHSYEHNFNQIPKTIMQKITQATGIGLEYFESNMSLEAAFATYNIDTTNPKMNGINESVCAVYNGLANFVNGIKTIQDFIFTSDILNNLFSIYESHNYHFITISTNEAEPFARAGEVLCVAKTATPKNAQIFIARIQQSVVLLEYFVLNDKEVILKGADGIARQMDNDEFSRLEILGVVKKIVSFR
- a CDS encoding HepT-like ribonuclease domain-containing protein, whose amino-acid sequence is MISALNDDVRDRPAILMHLTSCEEQIKKLAKADIDVSDVIVSDDIAGLRQVRNRIAHDYEGISLEVIEDIIINDLPRVKQCIEKFLNQYETTESQVKQETKKKDKDLER